In Mustela lutreola isolate mMusLut2 chromosome 16, mMusLut2.pri, whole genome shotgun sequence, the genomic window GACAAGACATAGATTTGCTAATGTGCATTTAATCACCAAAGGACTGAAGATGTCTGGGCTTTTATTCTGTAATATTTCTAAGACTGTGTCcattaaatgcaaacaaaaaaggaagaagtctTGGCAGAACAGGATAAGTGATGCACACTTGATGATCAGATcgattttaaatattattcatggCATATAGCCTAGTCCATGCTCTAGCTGTTTCTATGGCTTGGGCCTCGTTGGTCTTCCACTGCTCTGCTACATCGTTTGCTAACGGATCATCCGGATTGGGAGCACTTAACAAAGCCTGGATCGATAGCAGAACTGTGCGGATCTGCAGTGCTGGGGACCACTTATCTTTCAAAATATCTAAACATATTCTTCCCAACTTGTCTACATTAGGATGATAAATTTTGGTCATGAAACGTACTTTAGGGGCTGCCATCGGGTATTCTTCTGGTAGGAATAGTTCAAGCTTAAAAGTCCCTCCCTCAAAGGGGGAATCCTGAGGGCCAGCAATGACCACATGAAAATAACGGGCGTTGCTCTCATCTGGTTCTGCTTTAATGCCAGGAACTGGTTCTGCCAGCAAACGCTGGGTTTCCTTGATAATCCTGCGGGGCAGCCCGGCCATCTTGTCAGATCCCGAGTTCGGCCTCTGGTCTCGACTCTCGGCCTTacgtattttaaataaattatccatTTATGTTTTCCACCTCCTTTTGCTAATAAGTGCTTGAATAATGATATTAATGAGCATGCATCAGTTCATGTTTTTTGAGAAAGTACCACTCCTCTGAAGCTGACATAGCCTGCATAGagataatattttgagaaataattcTTGAGCTTTAACCCACAGATAGGAATAATTGTGTAGCTCTCCATATCTTTTGCATATTGTGCatgttacctttaaaaaatagcttcataagaaataataatagcattGTGTTTAAGTATAACATTATCACATGAAATTTTCAGAAGTAAAATTctagagaggtgcctgggtggctcagtcagttaagcttctgtctttagttcaggtcatgtttAGATCTAGTttagatcccggggtcctgggatcgagctctacattgggctcactgcttagcagggaacatgcttcttcctatcccccaccaccaccctgtttgtgctcccacttgctatctctctctcttgcaaataaataaaatattttttaaaaagtaaaattctagaaattacttgatgaaaatatttttattttctaattttggaTTATATAGGAAGAATCCTATAAAAGTGATCAAAGAAAATTTAGTTAGGCAATGACTTatccttttcaaaaaattatctgTATAAACAGATACATGGGGTAAAGATTGCCCATGAAAATTAGGGATACATATCTACTGAACATACATGTTATTAGCAAAACCCTAATTTTCGCAGGTTAGAATATTGCTTTATCTAAGATGAGAAAGTAGATTACTCAGAAAGTTGTGTCTTCAGTGCATTTGAGTCTGTGTACATTATTGGCCACgacttaagagggaaaaaaaaaaatctgtcaaggCAGAGAAATTCAATTTGTAGGAGAGTTCCTTCCTGAGGAACCACAGgtaaaagtagaaaatgaaataaaatactagtTACAAAAAGGGAATGCCAAAAGCAGTTCATGACTTCCTGCAGAAAACAACCCTTTAGCCACTGCTcaaaccattttctttctctttactgcTTTTTAAACCAGCAAAGAGGATCGGTAAAGGATCTTTGGAACTGAGAGCAAGTTTCACTAATGAGTCTCCTGATGCCGTCCCAGTGATGGGCACGGCAGAATTCCATCAATAAAACATTAAGATAAAGCACCCACAGCCCTTAAGGTTACAGCCAAGTCTCATTCCAGGGACTTGCATTTTGTGTCAATTAAGGAATAGACTTCAAGAGACAAAATTCACTTTGCTCAGGCTTGTAGGACACCTCCGGCAAACATTAGCACAACAGTTGCCATCATATTTTTTTGTACCTCTCAGGTCCATGTGCAATGACCATCTCTCTCATTTCTCATTGGTatactgtttttctcatttactcaCCAAGACTTGAATTTAAGTCCCAGTTGGACTTGTTGGACACTGAAATGGAGTAAGGCGTGAGCCTTTTTCAAACCGGTATTTTCTGTATAAGGAAACCTCTCAacgcctttccttttttttttttttttttttttttttgcttccatcAAGAGAGTTTCAAGACAACTCTGTGAGGTGAGATaaggattttcttatttattaaactAATTCTTCTATAAATGAATGCAAATTCTGGATGCCTTCAGGGGcatctctttctcctctgttTGTTCTTGAATTCCAGGAAAAGCAACAGTGAAAGAAGTGGTATTAATACTGACTCattctgctctctctgtttctttatttgttatagcagcaaatTATTCCATAATGTAAATATTAGTGTGGAATTTACAGTGAACATTggcatatttttatgtttcttattaCACCTAAATTAACTAAAGGGCTTTTGTTTGAAGGATCTCTCTTCTTGATTAAAATGTAGTTAGAATCATAAAATCCCATGGCTTTACATTTGGAAATCTCATTCACTTAATTTGCATAAACTGccattttgataattttaaagaataaacaaatttacATTTTCTCATATAACTTgcctcatcagaaaaaaaaaaaaaagctttgaataTTCAGGGACATGTAATTTG contains:
- the LOC131818503 gene encoding ubiquitin-conjugating enzyme E2 N, translated to MAGLPRRIIKETQRLLAEPVPGIKAEPDESNARYFHVVIAGPQDSPFEGGTFKLELFLPEEYPMAAPKVRFMTKIYHPNVDKLGRICLDILKDKWSPALQIRTVLLSIQALLSAPNPDDPLANDVAEQWKTNEAQAIETARAWTRLYAMNNI